The proteins below are encoded in one region of Brachyspira intermedia PWS/A:
- a CDS encoding DcrB/PsbP domain-containing protein, with translation MKTKIYMFLLLFIFAISCSNPSTEPSNDDTTNPPTEDKYVASGMPSSYDGTAWKFYSADGNTYDVTIKDGGISGLKYDNNSAAVSFDKSNIYKSVNYNNILLVYADSYKGYIKIYDTSDAAYLYITDGTKVINGFIDNRTIQGRGVSSQCEGTWEYVEEAVSASTFRTHKLVIDKTLISYSLIYDQQGENVNSRLSIPTSWFKVNGTGATAIYTDPVVYSEGLVIDSEGNLTFNYTPIKSYNSPVVENGKVVGETYTYINLNTLDKYTYTKSVQ, from the coding sequence ATGAAAACTAAAATTTACATGTTTTTATTATTATTTATATTTGCGATAAGTTGTAGTAACCCATCTACAGAGCCAAGTAACGATGATACTACTAATCCTCCAACAGAAGATAAATATGTTGCTTCAGGTATGCCATCTAGCTATGATGGAACTGCTTGGAAATTTTATAGTGCTGATGGTAATACCTATGATGTTACAATCAAAGATGGAGGAATATCAGGTTTGAAATATGATAATAATTCAGCTGCTGTTTCATTTGACAAATCCAATATATACAAATCTGTTAACTATAATAATATATTATTAGTTTATGCTGATTCTTATAAGGGATATATAAAGATATATGATACATCAGATGCTGCATATCTGTATATAACAGATGGAACTAAAGTGATAAACGGCTTTATTGATAATAGAACTATTCAGGGAAGAGGTGTTTCTAGTCAATGCGAGGGTACTTGGGAGTATGTAGAAGAAGCAGTATCAGCTAGTACATTTAGAACACATAAGTTAGTAATTGATAAAACATTAATATCATACTCTCTTATTTATGATCAGCAAGGTGAAAATGTAAATTCAAGACTAAGTATACCTACTTCTTGGTTTAAAGTTAATGGCACAGGAGCAACAGCTATATATACAGATCCTGTAGTTTATTCAGAGGGACTTGTAATTGATAGTGAGGGAAATTTAACATTTAATTATACTCCTATTAAATCATATAATTCTCCTGTAGTAGAAAATGGAAAAGTTGTAGGTGAGACTTATACATATATTAATTTAAATACATTAGATAAATATACTTATACAAAATCTGTTCAATAA
- a CDS encoding acyl-CoA carboxylase subunit beta — protein sequence MQEKINELRKRKEKIEEGGGKEKNEERHKKGKLTARERILQLLDEGTFCEIDAFIEHRCSDFGMEKNKVPGEGVVTGYGKINGRQVCIYAQDFTVIGGSLGQMHAAKICKVQDMAIKLGCPCIGINDSGGARIQEGIDSLRGYGDIFYRNVQASGVIPQICVIMGPCAGGAVYSPALMDFIFMTDKSSNMFITGPQVVKAVTGEQVSAEELGGAFVHSKTSGVASLMFPDEVSTLEGVKKLLSYIPQNNLEDVPLENTDDDPNRADEELSNVLPDAPNKPYDIKEIIKRVVDNGEFFELQPLFATNIVICFARLDGKSVGIIANQPNSMAGVLDINAADKAARFIRFCDSFNIPLVTLVDTAGYLPGVGQEHNGVIRHGAKLLYAYSEATAPKITLIIRKSYGGAYIAMCSKHLGADMVYAWPSAEIAVMGPDGAANIIFKKDIDNAQDPKKVRAEKIEEYKKEFANPYRAAVRGYVDDVIEPEYTRSYLINALHLLASKRETRLPRKHGNIPL from the coding sequence ATGCAAGAAAAAATCAATGAATTAAGAAAAAGAAAAGAAAAGATAGAAGAAGGCGGCGGTAAAGAAAAAAACGAAGAACGCCATAAAAAAGGTAAATTAACAGCAAGAGAACGTATATTACAGCTTTTAGATGAAGGTACTTTCTGCGAGATTGATGCTTTTATAGAGCATAGATGCAGTGATTTCGGTATGGAAAAGAATAAAGTTCCGGGCGAAGGTGTAGTTACAGGATACGGTAAAATAAACGGCAGACAAGTATGTATATATGCTCAGGACTTTACTGTTATAGGCGGTTCTTTAGGACAAATGCATGCTGCTAAGATTTGTAAGGTACAGGATATGGCTATCAAATTAGGCTGTCCTTGTATAGGTATCAATGATTCAGGCGGAGCTAGAATACAAGAGGGTATTGATTCATTAAGAGGTTATGGTGATATATTCTATAGAAATGTTCAGGCTTCAGGAGTTATACCTCAAATATGTGTTATAATGGGACCTTGTGCAGGCGGTGCTGTTTATTCTCCTGCATTGATGGACTTTATATTTATGACTGATAAAAGTTCAAATATGTTTATAACAGGCCCTCAGGTAGTAAAAGCTGTAACAGGCGAACAGGTTTCTGCTGAAGAGCTTGGAGGAGCTTTTGTTCATAGTAAAACTTCAGGTGTTGCTTCTTTGATGTTCCCTGATGAAGTTTCTACATTAGAAGGCGTTAAAAAATTATTATCTTATATACCTCAGAATAATTTGGAAGATGTGCCTTTAGAAAATACAGATGATGATCCAAACAGAGCAGATGAAGAATTATCAAATGTTCTTCCAGATGCTCCAAATAAACCTTATGATATAAAAGAGATTATAAAAAGGGTTGTAGATAATGGAGAGTTTTTTGAACTTCAGCCTTTATTTGCTACTAATATAGTTATATGTTTTGCTCGTCTTGACGGAAAATCAGTTGGTATAATAGCCAATCAGCCTAATTCTATGGCTGGAGTATTAGATATTAATGCTGCAGATAAGGCTGCAAGATTCATTCGCTTCTGCGACAGCTTTAATATTCCATTGGTTACATTAGTTGATACAGCAGGATATTTACCGGGTGTAGGTCAGGAGCATAATGGAGTTATAAGACATGGTGCTAAACTTTTATATGCTTATTCAGAGGCTACTGCACCAAAAATCACTCTTATAATAAGAAAGTCTTATGGCGGAGCTTATATAGCTATGTGTTCTAAGCATTTAGGTGCTGATATGGTTTATGCTTGGCCTTCTGCTGAGATTGCTGTTATGGGACCAGATGGCGCTGCTAATATCATATTCAAAAAAGATATAGATAATGCTCAGGATCCTAAAAAAGTAAGAGCTGAAAAAATAGAAGAATATAAAAAAGAATTTGCTAATCCTTACAGAGCTGCTGTTAGAGGTTATGTAGATGATGTAATAGAGCCGGAATATACTAGAAGCTATTTGATTAATGCATTGCATCTTTTAGCAAGCAAGAGAGAAACTAGACTTCCTAGAAAACATGGCAATATACCTCTATAA
- a CDS encoding biotin/lipoyl-containing protein yields MTKQYKITVNGKTYDVSVEEIRPVASNKTVSTIVSAPVNTPKPAVAPAPKPAAAPAAPIDENAISVKATMPGTIVSFSVAVGDKVQEGQVVATLEAMKMENEITAPASGEVKSIHVEKGSSVVEGQVILQIK; encoded by the coding sequence ATGACTAAGCAATATAAAATCACAGTTAATGGAAAAACTTATGATGTATCAGTAGAGGAGATAAGACCTGTAGCTTCAAATAAAACAGTATCTACTATAGTTAGTGCTCCAGTAAATACGCCAAAACCTGCAGTAGCTCCAGCACCAAAACCAGCGGCAGCTCCAGCAGCTCCAATAGATGAGAATGCTATATCAGTAAAAGCAACTATGCCTGGTACTATAGTATCATTCAGTGTTGCAGTTGGAGATAAGGTACAGGAAGGTCAGGTTGTAGCTACATTAGAAGCTATGAAAATGGAAAATGAAATTACAGCTCCTGCTTCAGGTGAAGTAAAATCTATACATGTTGAAAAAGGTTCTTCAGTTGTAGAGGGTCAGGTTATATTACAAATCAAGTAA
- the rpsP gene encoding 30S ribosomal protein S16 has translation MVKLRLKRIGRKHEPHYRIVAADARFPRDGRFIEELGWFNPKAKDVLYKLNVEGLKKWLSNGAQPTYVVKSILVKEGLMEKDKGAPLERKKKEH, from the coding sequence GTGGTAAAATTAAGATTAAAACGTATAGGTCGCAAACATGAGCCTCATTATCGTATCGTAGCTGCAGATGCTCGTTTCCCACGCGATGGTCGTTTTATTGAAGAGCTAGGTTGGTTTAACCCTAAAGCTAAAGATGTATTATATAAGTTGAACGTAGAAGGTTTAAAAAAATGGCTTTCTAATGGTGCACAGCCAACTTATGTAGTAAAAAGCATTCTTGTAAAAGAAGGCTTAATGGAAAAAGATAAAGGTGCTCCTCTTGAAAGAAAGAAAAAAGAGCATTGA
- the rimM gene encoding ribosome maturation factor RimM (Essential for efficient processing of 16S rRNA) encodes MIFFYGKITGLHGLKGEVEIAFSDKSYFTSLPVLTNDTPVIINNQTFTLLNVKKKNKSFVFQLKDINNIEDAQKLIGLDIFIDSSYLPQLDDDTFYEAELIGYKIIDTDNNIYGEITDVYSLPSNYVFEIKLKENNNIVSIPFVKAYFGDSDKSNKTICIIQKPIFDDD; translated from the coding sequence TTGATTTTTTTTTACGGCAAAATCACAGGTTTACATGGTTTAAAAGGAGAGGTAGAAATTGCTTTTTCTGATAAGAGTTATTTTACCTCTCTTCCTGTTTTAACTAACGATACACCTGTTATCATCAACAATCAAACATTTACTCTGTTAAATGTTAAAAAGAAGAACAAATCTTTTGTGTTCCAATTAAAAGATATAAATAATATAGAAGATGCTCAAAAATTAATAGGGCTTGATATATTTATAGATTCTTCGTATTTGCCTCAATTAGATGATGATACTTTTTATGAGGCTGAATTAATAGGGTACAAAATCATAGATACTGATAATAATATTTATGGTGAGATAACAGATGTATATAGCCTTCCTTCTAATTATGTATTTGAAATTAAATTAAAAGAAAATAATAATATAGTTTCAATACCTTTCGTTAAAGCATATTTCGGAGATTCTGATAAAAGCAATAAAACCATATGCATAATACAAAAGCCTATATTTGATGATGATTAA
- a CDS encoding sodium ion-translocating decarboxylase subunit beta, producing the protein MNKALGLDFNNLLTGFYPPTIAQIIMMLLGAYLIYMSIYYKKKPLLLLPMGVAILAANMPLPKMTEDVVSGFLGLMHSGADSGVYPVLVFFAVGTMIDLGLVLADPKNFFIGASSQIGILVVFYIMSSLNLGEDLSAATAIIGAADGSLAMYMASLITEPKYFAAIVMSAYLYMELLPLLQSGLTKVLTTTRERKIPMNYLRQVSRGEKIIFAVIAMGLCGIFLANSFPLIAALLFGSILRESDIIKNFSINLQKSLTGILTMLIGIAIGSSASADYFMTFNTVIIFAFGLLSLILSTTIGIIAAKVINILSGGKVNPIIGSAGLSAFPIPAWGAHVYGQENSSSNCLLLHAMAVNISGIISGAIVMGILLTFFH; encoded by the coding sequence ATGAATAAAGCTTTAGGTTTGGATTTTAACAATTTACTTACAGGTTTTTATCCGCCAACTATAGCCCAAATTATAATGATGCTTTTAGGTGCATATCTTATATATATGTCTATATATTATAAGAAAAAGCCTTTGCTTCTTCTTCCTATGGGAGTTGCAATACTTGCTGCTAATATGCCTCTTCCTAAAATGACAGAAGATGTAGTAAGCGGTTTTTTGGGTTTAATGCATAGCGGTGCTGACAGCGGAGTTTATCCTGTACTTGTATTTTTTGCAGTTGGTACTATGATAGATTTAGGGCTTGTACTTGCTGATCCTAAGAATTTCTTTATAGGTGCTAGTTCTCAGATTGGTATACTTGTAGTATTTTATATTATGAGTTCTTTGAATTTGGGAGAAGATTTATCTGCTGCTACTGCAATTATAGGTGCTGCTGACGGATCTTTGGCTATGTATATGGCTTCTTTGATCACAGAACCTAAATATTTTGCTGCTATTGTTATGTCTGCTTATCTTTATATGGAGCTTCTTCCTTTACTTCAGTCAGGACTTACAAAGGTTTTAACTACTACAAGAGAAAGAAAAATCCCTATGAATTATTTAAGACAGGTTTCAAGAGGAGAGAAAATCATATTTGCAGTTATTGCTATGGGACTTTGCGGAATATTTTTGGCAAACTCATTCCCTCTTATAGCTGCTCTTTTATTCGGAAGTATTTTGAGAGAATCAGATATTATAAAAAATTTCTCAATCAATTTGCAGAAATCTTTAACAGGAATACTTACAATGCTTATAGGTATAGCAATAGGTTCTTCTGCTTCAGCTGATTATTTTATGACATTTAATACTGTGATAATATTTGCTTTCGGTTTATTGTCATTGATATTAAGCACTACTATAGGTATAATTGCTGCTAAAGTTATTAATATATTATCAGGCGGAAAAGTTAATCCTATAATAGGTTCTGCAGGTTTAAGTGCTTTTCCTATTCCTGCTTGGGGTGCCCATGTTTACGGACAGGAGAATAGTTCATCTAACTGTCTGCTTCTTCATGCGATGGCAGTTAATATTTCAGGTATAATATCCGGTGCTATTGTTATGGGTATACTTCTAACATTCTTTCATTGA
- a CDS encoding KH domain-containing protein, producing the protein MTEEKELIEYLAKKLVDEPDGVSVKVIEGEKSTILELKVNQSDIGKIIGKRGRIAHALRTILFAASMKSGKRVMLEIIDN; encoded by the coding sequence ATGACGGAAGAAAAAGAGCTTATTGAGTATTTGGCTAAAAAATTAGTGGATGAGCCTGATGGTGTTAGTGTTAAGGTTATTGAAGGTGAGAAGAGTACGATTCTGGAATTGAAAGTGAACCAAAGCGACATAGGTAAAATTATAGGTAAAAGAGGTCGTATTGCTCATGCATTACGTACTATTCTTTTTGCAGCTTCCATGAAAAGTGGTAAACGTGTAATGCTTGAGATTATTGACAATTGA
- a CDS encoding OadG family protein, whose product MEHNAAITIFGIMSVFIVALVFYILSLVLGMIFKTRNIKKEEEIIKVVEESKTKEEDLIDDTELVAVITAAISAYTGMSNNRFIITSIKESKTPIWGMVDRVNKLK is encoded by the coding sequence ATGGAACATAATGCAGCTATTACCATATTTGGTATAATGTCTGTTTTTATAGTTGCTTTAGTTTTTTATATATTGTCTTTAGTTTTGGGAATGATTTTCAAAACTAGAAATATAAAGAAAGAAGAAGAAATTATAAAAGTAGTAGAGGAAAGTAAAACTAAAGAAGAGGATTTAATAGATGATACTGAACTTGTGGCAGTGATTACAGCTGCAATATCAGCTTATACAGGTATGTCTAATAATAGATTTATTATTACATCTATTAAAGAATCTAAAACTCCTATATGGGGAATGGTAGACAGAGTAAATAAATTAAAATAA
- a CDS encoding M16 family metallopeptidase: MVKRLTLKNGTRVVLEKMPMLDTVSIGFIFLTGSANEKKEENGYTHFIEHMLFKGTDKISSKELIRNIEGVGGIFNAFTSRHLTSFYINIISKYFDRAVDTLENIMLHSAFREDDINREKKVIIEELKMSNDTPEEISANQFFAAAYKGTSMSFPIGGNINNIKKISRDKIYSYFKEHFNSNNLIISIAGNFDIDYAVDRLEKIKLEKKTRTVNDELPFYYKTITKEKQEINQVYFSLVTPSYNACDNKKRYAMNIVNDIFGGSSYSRLFQSIRENKGLCYNIYSYNSSFINGGTFEIHGSTSLDRYAETIESIYYEIERLVNERISEEEIEEAKESYKGSMAFSKFSAEFIMNKNARHELYSSKYISFKELYNIIDKIDLKLVNEVIDEKLINKKFFLTSVGASGTKDISKALSSKLKLN; this comes from the coding sequence ATGGTAAAAAGATTAACATTAAAAAATGGTACAAGGGTTGTTTTAGAAAAGATGCCTATGCTTGATACTGTATCTATAGGTTTTATATTTTTAACAGGAAGTGCTAATGAGAAAAAAGAGGAAAACGGATATACTCATTTCATAGAGCATATGCTTTTTAAAGGAACTGACAAAATTAGTTCAAAAGAACTTATTAGAAATATAGAAGGTGTGGGCGGTATATTTAATGCTTTTACTTCAAGACATTTAACTTCATTTTATATTAACATAATATCTAAATATTTTGATAGGGCAGTTGATACTTTAGAAAATATCATGCTTCATTCTGCATTCAGAGAAGATGATATAAACAGAGAAAAAAAAGTTATCATTGAAGAGCTTAAAATGTCAAATGATACCCCTGAAGAAATATCAGCTAATCAATTTTTTGCTGCTGCCTATAAAGGTACTTCTATGAGTTTTCCTATAGGCGGAAATATTAATAATATAAAAAAGATAAGCAGAGATAAAATTTATTCTTATTTTAAGGAACATTTTAATTCTAATAATTTAATTATATCTATAGCCGGAAATTTTGATATTGATTATGCTGTAGATAGACTTGAAAAAATAAAATTAGAAAAAAAAACTAGAACAGTTAATGATGAGCTTCCTTTTTATTATAAAACTATCACTAAAGAGAAACAAGAAATTAATCAGGTTTATTTTTCATTAGTAACACCTTCATATAATGCCTGCGATAATAAAAAAAGATATGCTATGAATATAGTTAATGATATATTCGGAGGAAGTTCTTATTCAAGATTATTTCAATCAATAAGAGAGAATAAAGGACTTTGTTATAATATATACAGTTATAATTCTAGTTTTATAAATGGCGGTACATTTGAGATACATGGTTCTACTAGTTTGGACAGATATGCAGAAACTATAGAAAGTATATATTATGAAATAGAAAGATTGGTTAATGAAAGGATATCAGAAGAAGAGATTGAAGAGGCAAAAGAGAGTTATAAAGGTTCTATGGCATTTAGTAAATTCAGTGCTGAGTTTATAATGAATAAAAATGCCAGACATGAACTGTATTCATCTAAATATATTTCATTTAAAGAACTTTATAACATAATAGATAAAATAGATTTGAAACTGGTTAATGAAGTAATAGATGAAAAATTGATTAATAAAAAATTCTTTTTAACATCTGTAGGAGCAAGTGGAACTAAAGATATAAGTAAGGCCTTAAGCAGCAAACTTAAATTAAATTGA
- a CDS encoding signal recognition particle protein, with product MFGNLTKSISNVFSKIQGKKVLTDKDITDSLLTIKEALLSADVSLEAADKFLEEATNRAIGKEKLEGVEPANQFVADVHDTLVNMIGEGESGLKLEPVEKTTITLLFGLQGSGKTTTSAKLAKYYKDKRRVMLVGLDVHRPAAMEQLAVLAREVGVPYHIDTKEKKAYKILKKALSIAKKEQYNMILVDTAGRLEIDEEMMLELRRVVNSANVTEKLLVVDSTAGQSVYDVAKSFQNNIGINGVILTKFDSGVRGGAALSLKYATGSSVKFVGVGEHLDDIDVFDAKRVAGQILGMGDIVKLVEKARAAISEKEAQEMLQKVIENNFDYNDFLKQIEATAKMGGLSKMTSMIPGMANVDTELLSREEEKFKKYKAIIQSMTKKERLALFPLNNSRKMRISKGSGQSVYDVNQLIKQFTMMKNMMGSTKKMDKLAKSLEGMGMSIDDLNKLM from the coding sequence GTGTTTGGTAATTTAACTAAATCTATATCTAATGTATTCTCTAAAATACAAGGAAAAAAAGTCCTAACAGATAAGGATATAACAGATAGTTTGTTAACTATAAAAGAAGCATTACTTTCTGCTGACGTATCTTTAGAAGCTGCTGACAAGTTTCTTGAAGAAGCTACTAATAGAGCTATAGGAAAAGAAAAATTAGAAGGTGTAGAGCCTGCTAATCAGTTTGTAGCTGATGTTCATGATACTTTGGTTAATATGATAGGCGAGGGTGAAAGCGGTTTGAAATTAGAGCCTGTTGAGAAAACAACTATAACTTTGCTTTTCGGACTTCAGGGTTCTGGTAAAACTACTACTTCTGCTAAATTGGCTAAGTATTATAAAGATAAAAGACGCGTTATGCTTGTAGGACTTGACGTTCACAGACCTGCCGCTATGGAACAGCTTGCCGTTTTGGCTAGGGAAGTTGGTGTTCCTTATCATATAGATACTAAAGAGAAAAAAGCATATAAAATACTTAAAAAAGCACTTTCAATTGCTAAAAAAGAGCAGTATAATATGATATTAGTGGATACTGCAGGACGCTTAGAGATAGATGAAGAAATGATGCTTGAACTAAGACGTGTTGTAAACTCTGCTAATGTTACAGAAAAATTATTAGTTGTGGATTCTACAGCAGGTCAAAGTGTTTATGATGTTGCAAAAAGTTTCCAAAACAATATTGGCATTAATGGTGTTATACTTACAAAATTCGATTCCGGAGTTAGAGGCGGTGCCGCTTTATCTCTAAAATATGCCACAGGTTCATCTGTTAAGTTTGTCGGAGTAGGTGAGCATTTAGATGATATTGATGTATTTGATGCTAAGAGGGTGGCAGGACAAATACTCGGTATGGGTGATATAGTAAAATTAGTAGAAAAAGCCCGTGCTGCTATAAGTGAAAAAGAAGCTCAGGAAATGCTTCAGAAAGTTATAGAGAACAATTTCGATTATAATGATTTCTTGAAGCAGATAGAAGCTACTGCTAAAATGGGCGGACTCAGTAAAATGACATCTATGATTCCGGGTATGGCTAATGTAGATACAGAACTTTTAAGCCGTGAAGAAGAGAAATTTAAAAAGTATAAAGCTATTATACAGTCAATGACTAAAAAAGAAAGATTAGCCCTATTTCCTTTGAATAATTCAAGAAAGATGAGAATATCTAAAGGAAGCGGTCAAAGTGTTTATGATGTAAATCAGCTTATAAAGCAATTTACTATGATGAAAAACATGATGGGCAGTACTAAAAAGATGGATAAGCTCGCAAAGTCCCTAGAGGGTATGGGTATGTCTATAGATGATTTAAACAAATTAATGTAA